Within the Polaribacter pectinis genome, the region TTCTCTTTTGCGTCTTTTCTATTGTCTAGAACTTCTTTCTGTTTTGCAGTTAGTTCTTTGTTAGGCGCAGCTTTCTTTTCGTTTTGTTTTTCTTTTTTTTCGTCAATTAATCTTGTTCTGTCTATGGTAGATAAAACGAGGTCGCTAATATCGTATTTTTTATTGGAAAATAACATGACTAAATCACTAGATTTATCAAAAACAAAGTCATATTTTTTTCTTTTTGCAATACCCTGTATTGCATTGTAAACTTGGTCTTGTATTGGCTTTACTAATTGCTTTCTAACTAAAAACAAATCTCCTTTTGGACCAAAGTATAAAGATTCTAATCTTCTTAACTCTTCTTGTTTTAATGCAATTTCTTCTTCTTTTTCATCGATTAAATCTTTAGTAAGAATTGCTTTTTCGTTTGCCAAGTCAGATTTAAGAACTTCAATATGTCTTGCTTGCTCATCTAATTTTTTTCTCCATTTAGCAACTTTTGCATCTAGAGTGTTTTGAGCTTCTAAATATTCTGGAACATTTTCTAGAATGTATTCCATGTCTATATAGGCAATAATTTGATTTCTTTGCGACCAAGAGAATGTAACGCTAAATAAAAGAACGATTAATAAAAATACTTTTTTCATTTCTATAATGTGTTTAGAAAAAACCGTGCCAAAAAAACTTTTGACATTACAAATGTACAGTTTTCCTAGAATTGTCTTCCGATAATAAAATGTGTTTGCCATCCAGATTTAACATTTTGTCCTGGTAAAGGATCAAAACCGTGAGCAAAATCGATTCCTAATAAACCAAATGCTGGCATAAATATACGTACACCTAAACCTGCTGAACGTTTTAATTCAAACGGATTAAATGTGCTAAAATTGTCATAAGAATTACCAGCTTCTAAAAAACCTAATGTATAAATAGAAGCAGATGGAGAATCTGTAATAGAATAACGTAATTCTAATTGAAATTTATTAAAAATTGTACCACCTTCTATAGAAGAAATTCTATTGTTTTCATATCCTCTTAAACCTATGGTTTCTCTACCATCTAATTGAAATTGTGCAATTCCATCTCCACCAACAAAATAACGTTCTACTGGTGGCGCACCTAGTTCTTTGTTATAAGATCCTAAATAACCTAATTCAGCATTAGACATTAATACTAATTTATCGGTAAATGAAGTGTACCATTTTCCTTTAGCACTAAATTTATAGTATTCTAACCATTTGTATTTATCTTCTGGAGGCAACCCAGAATAGTCTTTTTTATTTACTAATGAATAAGGGAATGTTGCTTTTGCACCAAAAGAAAATTCTGAACCATAAGTTGGAAAAATTAAACTTGGCCCTGCAGAGTTTCTACTAATTGTTGCGTTGTAAGATAAATTATTTAATGTTCCATTATCTATTCTAACACCACCTAAACCAAAGCTATAATTTTTTACAACTAAAGCTTGATAGCTAATTGTTTGAGATAATTGAAAGAAATCATCTGGCCATTTTAGACGTTGTCCTAAACCTAAAGATGCTCCAACAATATTTAAATTTTGAGTATCATCTACCTCAAAAGTATTTCTATCAATACCATATTGATTAGATGAATAAACAGAAAATGATAATGATTTAGGTTTTTTACCACCTAACCATGGTTCTGTAAAAGAAAAACTATACGTATTGTAGGTTCTACTAGATTGTAAACGTAAAGATAATTTTTGTCCATCTCCCATAGGTAATGGTTTGTATGCATCTTTATTAAATATATTTCTAATAGAAAAATTATTAAAAGATAAACCTAGAGTTCCAATAAAAGAACCACCACCATAACCACCTTGTAGTTCAATTTGGCTACCACCTTTTTCTACAACTGCAAAATTAATATCTGCTGTTTTGTTTTGATAATCTGGTACTACGTCTGGTGAAACATTAGAATCGAAGAAACCTAATTGACCAATTTCTCTAATAGATCTAATAATAGCGCTTCTACTAAATAAATCTCCTGGTTTTACACGTAGCTCTCTAAAAAGTACATGGTCGTTTGTTTTATCATTTCCAGAAACAGTAACCTTTTTTATTCTTGCTTTTTCGTCTTCTCTAATTCTAATTTCTACAGTAATAGAATCATTTTTAACTTTGGTTTCTACGGCATTTACTTGCGAAAATAAGAACCCATTATCTTGGTATAAAGTAGATATATCTTGAGATGTTGGTGTTCCATCACCTTTAACTCTTTCTTTTAAAACAGCACCATTGTATACATCACCTTTATCAATTTTTAAATATTGATTTAATTGTTCATCTGTATATTCTTTATTACCAACAAATATTATTTCTGCAAAACGATATTGTCTACCTTCTTCTAAATCTATATTGATATTAATGGTGTTATCATCATTCCAAGACATGTTTTCACTTAAAATACGCGCATCTCTGTAACCAAGTCTGCTGTACTTGTCTAAAATGTTTTCTAAATCTTCTTGGTAATCTTCTTCAATATATTTTGATGTTTTCCAAAAACGACCTAAAAATTTTTCTTTAGTGTTTTTCATTGCCTTTCTAAGACTTCTTCCAGAAAGTGCTTTATTACCAGTAAAAATAATGTCTTTAATTTTTATTCTTTTTCCTTTATCAACAAAAATAGACATGTTTACGATGTTAACATCTGAAGTGTCTTTTTTAACATCTAAATTTACTTTGGTTTTTAAGAAACCTTTGTCTGTGTATTTTTTTGTGATGTAGTTCTTTGTAGTTACAACAAGATTGTCTGTAACCATTGCACCAGTTTTTATTTCGGTTTCCTTTTTTAATTCTTTGGCTTTAGATTTTTTAATACCTGTTATTTTAACGTTGTTAAGTTGAGGTAATTCTAAAACATCAAATTGTAAATAAACGGTGTTACCATCTATTTTAGCTAAATAAACATCTACATTACTAAACTGTTTACTTTCGTACAATTTTTTAATAGCACTTGTTAATTTATCTCCTGGTAATTTAATTGGTTGCCCGTTTCTTAGACCAGTAAAAACTCTAACAGTTTCTTCACTAAACTTTTTTAAGCCAGTAACAGAAATGCTTCCTAAAATATATTCTTTACCTTTTTCGAAAGAAGGATTGTTAGTAGATAATGTATCTTTTTTTACAATTGATAAACTATCTATTTTTGTTTGTGCTGTTGCACTAAAAGTAAAAAATAGTGCTATAAACACTATTGCAGCAGAAAGTAATTTCATAAAAAATTTATTCTGTAAGTTGTTCGCTTGTTTTTCCAAATCTTCGTTCTCTATTCTGATAATCTATGATTGCATCGTAAAAATGCTCTTCTCTAAAATCTGGCCAAAGTATATCTGTAAAATATAATTCGGCATATGCCATTTGCCATAATAAGAAATTACTAATGCGTTGTTCTCCACTAGTTCTTATCATTAAATCAACATCGGGCAAATTAAATGTATATAAATGGTTATTTATAGTATTTTCATCAATATTTTCTAAATCAAGCTCTTTATTAACAACTTTTTTAGATATGTTTTTGATTGCATTAACAATTTCTTCTCTTGAGCCGTAACTTAAAGCGAAGGTTAATACAATATCTGTGTTATTTTTGGTTTCAGAAATAACATCATTTAAAACTCTTTGTGCTTTTTTGGGTAAAGTATCTATTGCTCCAATAGAATTAACTTTAACTCCATTTTTCATAAAGTCTGGTAATTCTTTTTTTAATGAATTTATTAATAAACTCATTAAAGCATCTACTTCTAATTTTGGGCGGTTCCAGTTTTCTGTAGAAAAGGCATACAACGTAATTGCTTCAACATTTACTTGAGAGGCTGCTTTTACAGATTCTCTAACTGCAGTAAGGGCATTTCTATGACCAAAAATTCTATTCATTCCTTTACCTTTTGCCCAACGTCCATTACCGTCCATAATAATGGCAACGTGTTTTGGGGTTTTTAGTAAATCGATGCGTAGTTTTTTATCCATATTTTTATAATCCTTCTGTGTAACAAGCTGGTCTACCAAACGTGTAAATTAATGAAACACCTGTAAACATATACCAATCTTTACCATTTGTACCAAAATCTAAAGATTGAATTCTACTAGTAGAATAATCTAAATCATCTTCAAAAGTGTATCTAAATTTTGCTTCAATAGCAAATGCTAAAGTACCATATAATTTAGACTTATAGCCAATTCCTATTGGTATTGCATAAGATGTTTTATTTGTATATTCATAAACTCCAGGACTTGTTTCAGATTTTACAGTTTTATAATTAAAAGCTGCAAGTTCTAATAAAATATAAGGTGTCCAACTTTTATCTTCTGATGAAATATCATATTCATAAAAATTAAACTCCATTCCTAAAGCTAGTTCATTAATAGTATTGTTAAAACTTAACCCTCTATTTTGTTTAAAATCTGTATCAGCATTTTTATCGTCAGCACCAATTGGTAAATAACTATATGTTGCTCTTAAAGTAATTCTAGGGTTCCAGTTATACTTAAAAAACACAGCTGCAGCAGGTTTGTTTGGATAGATGTAATTAGTTCTACCAATGTCACCAACATAGTTTGTACCTCCTAAAGAGAGCCCAACTTCATACTCTTGCCCCAAAAATATTGAAGAAAAGCTT harbors:
- a CDS encoding OmpH family outer membrane protein — its product is MKKVFLLIVLLFSVTFSWSQRNQIIAYIDMEYILENVPEYLEAQNTLDAKVAKWRKKLDEQARHIEVLKSDLANEKAILTKDLIDEKEEEIALKQEELRRLESLYFGPKGDLFLVRKQLVKPIQDQVYNAIQGIAKRKKYDFVFDKSSDLVMLFSNKKYDISDLVLSTIDRTRLIDEKKEKQNEKKAAPNKELTAKQKEVLDNRKDAKEKKIADNEAKKKAIQERREELAKKREEKRRLLREKKEAARKKKEQEKNNKEDKNNN
- the bamA gene encoding outer membrane protein assembly factor BamA, giving the protein MKLLSAAIVFIALFFTFSATAQTKIDSLSIVKKDTLSTNNPSFEKGKEYILGSISVTGLKKFSEETVRVFTGLRNGQPIKLPGDKLTSAIKKLYESKQFSNVDVYLAKIDGNTVYLQFDVLELPQLNNVKITGIKKSKAKELKKETEIKTGAMVTDNLVVTTKNYITKKYTDKGFLKTKVNLDVKKDTSDVNIVNMSIFVDKGKRIKIKDIIFTGNKALSGRSLRKAMKNTKEKFLGRFWKTSKYIEEDYQEDLENILDKYSRLGYRDARILSENMSWNDDNTININIDLEEGRQYRFAEIIFVGNKEYTDEQLNQYLKIDKGDVYNGAVLKERVKGDGTPTSQDISTLYQDNGFLFSQVNAVETKVKNDSITVEIRIREDEKARIKKVTVSGNDKTNDHVLFRELRVKPGDLFSRSAIIRSIREIGQLGFFDSNVSPDVVPDYQNKTADINFAVVEKGGSQIELQGGYGGGSFIGTLGLSFNNFSIRNIFNKDAYKPLPMGDGQKLSLRLQSSRTYNTYSFSFTEPWLGGKKPKSLSFSVYSSNQYGIDRNTFEVDDTQNLNIVGASLGLGQRLKWPDDFFQLSQTISYQALVVKNYSFGLGGVRIDNGTLNNLSYNATISRNSAGPSLIFPTYGSEFSFGAKATFPYSLVNKKDYSGLPPEDKYKWLEYYKFSAKGKWYTSFTDKLVLMSNAELGYLGSYNKELGAPPVERYFVGGDGIAQFQLDGRETIGLRGYENNRISSIEGGTIFNKFQLELRYSITDSPSASIYTLGFLEAGNSYDNFSTFNPFELKRSAGLGVRIFMPAFGLLGIDFAHGFDPLPGQNVKSGWQTHFIIGRQF
- a CDS encoding isoprenyl transferase; protein product: MDKKLRIDLLKTPKHVAIIMDGNGRWAKGKGMNRIFGHRNALTAVRESVKAASQVNVEAITLYAFSTENWNRPKLEVDALMSLLINSLKKELPDFMKNGVKVNSIGAIDTLPKKAQRVLNDVISETKNNTDIVLTFALSYGSREEIVNAIKNISKKVVNKELDLENIDENTINNHLYTFNLPDVDLMIRTSGEQRISNFLLWQMAYAELYFTDILWPDFREEHFYDAIIDYQNRERRFGKTSEQLTE
- a CDS encoding DUF6089 family protein, encoding MKNSILFIVFVSFSSIFLGQEYEVGLSLGGTNYVGDIGRTNYIYPNKPAAAVFFKYNWNPRITLRATYSYLPIGADDKNADTDFKQNRGLSFNNTINELALGMEFNFYEYDISSEDKSWTPYILLELAAFNYKTVKSETSPGVYEYTNKTSYAIPIGIGYKSKLYGTLAFAIEAKFRYTFEDDLDYSTSRIQSLDFGTNGKDWYMFTGVSLIYTFGRPACYTEGL